One genomic window of Campylobacter curvus includes the following:
- a CDS encoding ABC transporter substrate-binding protein, producing MKKFILFLFLSMFLYAVDFIDQNGNKLHFDKSIKSVALFPVPLASFSLSVENNASRIASVHPIAKKNINRGMLAKMIKGASDIPAGGIGDDFTPNIEELIKLSPELVVQWGMRGEKIIEPLRKVGLKVALINLKGTEEDPLFWFDMLGKIYEKEPKAEQILANRATVRAKVEKFVQSLTNKPKVLFIFGRDKSYEAAGKNTYFDYEILLSGGQNAAKFDGFRILNKEEIIVQNPDIILLSNFDELTPSDFFNDKILKGVKAVKQKAIYKMPLGGDMWEPPTGESHLAWAWFSVLFSGQDHINLKDEMKNSYKLLYEYDLNDEEIAKILRFDLNGESKFYEFFK from the coding sequence TTGAAAAAATTTATATTGTTTTTATTTTTATCTATGTTTTTATATGCTGTGGATTTTATTGATCAAAACGGCAATAAACTTCATTTTGATAAATCCATTAAAAGTGTGGCACTCTTTCCTGTGCCGCTTGCGTCGTTTTCTCTAAGTGTCGAAAATAACGCCTCTCGTATCGCTTCTGTGCATCCGATAGCTAAAAAAAATATAAATCGCGGAATGCTTGCAAAAATGATAAAAGGGGCGTCTGATATACCAGCAGGCGGTATAGGTGATGATTTTACGCCAAATATCGAAGAGCTAATCAAACTATCTCCCGAGCTTGTCGTGCAGTGGGGCATGAGAGGAGAAAAGATCATAGAACCACTAAGAAAAGTAGGGCTAAAAGTGGCTTTGATAAATTTAAAAGGCACAGAAGAAGACCCGCTATTTTGGTTTGATATGCTGGGTAAAATTTATGAAAAAGAGCCAAAAGCCGAGCAAATTTTAGCTAATAGGGCTACCGTTAGGGCTAAGGTAGAAAAATTTGTCCAAAGCCTTACAAATAAACCAAAAGTGCTTTTTATATTTGGACGAGATAAAAGCTACGAAGCGGCTGGCAAAAATACATATTTTGATTATGAAATTTTGCTAAGTGGCGGGCAAAATGCGGCTAAATTTGATGGATTTAGGATATTAAATAAAGAAGAGATTATCGTGCAAAATCCAGATATTATTTTGCTTAGCAATTTTGACGAACTGACGCCGAGCGACTTTTTCAATGATAAAATTTTAAAAGGTGTAAAGGCTGTAAAACAAAAAGCGATCTATAAAATGCCACTTGGCGGGGATATGTGGGAGCCTCCTACGGGTGAGTCGCATCTAGCGTGGGCGTGGTTTAGCGTGCTATTTTCTGGGCAAGATCATATAAATTTAAAAGATGAGATGAAAAATAGTTACAAGCTACTTTACGAATACGACCTAAATGATGAAGAAATAGCTAAAATTTTACGCTTTGATCTAAATGGCGAAAGTAAATTTTACGAATTTTTTAAATGA